In Passer domesticus isolate bPasDom1 chromosome 32, bPasDom1.hap1, whole genome shotgun sequence, the following are encoded in one genomic region:
- the SHC1 gene encoding SHC-transforming protein 1 isoform X2 produces MDLLQKSKYSHLRNESVSSPEEAVAGLGVLPSPVESLASMQSLPGSLSSSLSHAAPLGELSPELEESPTTLCSFFPKMANLKLSNPANLLSSRGSAASSSPGEPAPPGVPALVPGGGASPGSARPVTVCSQDMNKLSCGKKTRVEGGQLGGDEWTRHGSFVNKPTRGWLHPDDKVMGSGVSYHVRYMGCVEVLQSMRALDFNTRTQVTREAIGLVCEAVPGAKGAVRRRKPCSRSLNSILGKSNLKFAGMPITLTISTSSLNLMASDCKQIIANHHMQSISFASGGDPDTAEYVAYVAKDPVNQRACHILECPEGLAQDVISTIGQAFELRFKQYLKNPPKLVTPHDRMAGFDGSAWDEEEEEPAPDHQYYNDFPGKEPPIGGVVDMRLQDGAAQTPNHLGATLPVGQSSGGEYDPQKQHAPAQGREKYPAAAGTSGRTDLFDDPSYVNVQNVDKTRQAPASGTPATANGSTQRDLFDMKPFEDALRVPPSVPLALPPAQVVASMEEQLRREPWYHGKMSRKEAEKLLKVNGDFLVRESTTTPGQYVLTGLQGGQPKHLLLVDPEGVVRTKDHRFESVSHLISYHMDNHLPIISAGSEMCLQQPVERRL; encoded by the exons ATGGATCTCCTGCAAAAGAGCAAATACAGCCACCTGCGGAACGAGTCTGTCTCCTCTCCGGAGGAGGCCGTGGCGGGCCTGGGAGTCCTGCCCTCCCCTGTGGAGTCCCTTGCAAGCATGCAGTCTCTGCCTGGTTCCCTGTCCTCCTCCCTCAGCCACGCTGCGCCTCTCGGGGAGCTCTCACCTGAGCTGGAGGAGAGCCCTACCACCCTCTGCTCCTTCTTCCCCAAAATGGCCAACCTGAAGCTCTCCAATCCCGCCAACTTGCTCAGCTCGCggggctctgcagccagcagcagcccggggGAGCCTGCTCCCCCTGGGGTGCCAGCACTAGTGCCAGGGGGTGGTGCCAGCCCCGGCTCAGCGAGGCCTGTCACTGTCTGTTCCCAGGATATGAACAAGCTGAGCTGTGGGAAGAAGACGCGGGTGGAAGGTGGCCAGCTGGGGGGTGATGAGTGGACCCGCCACGGCAGCTTTGTCAACAAGCCCACCCGTGGCTGGCTGCACCCAGATGACAAGGTCATGGGCTCTGGGGTCTCCTACCACGTCCGG TACATGGGCTGTGTGGAAGTGCTGCAGTCCATGAGGGCTCTGGATTTCAACACCAGGACACAGGTGACCAG GGAGGCCATTGGGCTGGTGTGTGAGGCTGTGCCTGGTGCCAAGGGAGCCGTGAGGAGAAGGAAG CCCTGCAGCCGCTCCCTGAACTCCATCCTGGGCAAGAGCAACCTGAAGTTTGCAGGCATGCCCATCACCCTGACCATCTCCACCAGCAGCCTCAACCTCATGGCCTCAGACTGCAAGCAG ATCATCGCCAACCACCACATGCAGTCCATTTCCTTCGCATCGGGGGGAGACCCG GACACAGCTGAATACGTTGCCTACGTTGCCAAAGACCCCGTCAATCAGAGAG CCTGCCACATCCTGGAGTGTCCTGAAGGCTTGGCACAGGATGTGATCAGCACCATCGGGCAGGCCTTCGAGCTGCGCTTCAAGCAGTACCTGAAGAACCCCCCAAAGCTGGTGACCCCCCACGACAG GATGGCAGGGTTTGATGGCTCTGCCTGGGACGAAGAAGAGGAGGAACCAGCCCCGGATCACCAGTACTACAACGACTTCCCTGGCAAGGAGCCTCCCATTGGGGGGGTCGTGGACATGCGGCTGCAGGATGGGGCTGCTCAGACCCCAAATCACTTGGGTGCCACGCTG cctgttGGCCAGTCCTCCGGTGGGGAGTATGACCCCCAGAAGCAGCATGCTCCTGCCCAAG gcagagagaaGTACCCAGCTGCAGCGGGCACGTCTGGCCGCACGGACCTCTTTGATGACCCATCCTATGTCAACGTGCAAAATGTGGACAAGACACGCCAAGCTCCAGCCTCTGGCACCCCTGCCACGGCCAATGGCAGCACCCAGAGGGACCTCTTCGACATGA AGCCCTTTGAAGATGCCCTGCGTGTGCCCCCCTCGGTGCCCCTGGCGCTGCCCCCCGCCCAGGTGGTGGCCTCcatggaggagcagctgagaagGGAGCCCTGGTACCACGGCAAGATGAGCCGCAAGGAGGCTGAGAAGCTGCTGAAGGTGAACGGGGACTTCCTGGTGCGGGAGAGCACCACCACCCCCGGCCAGTACGTGCTGACTGGCCTGCAGGGCGGGCAGCCCAAGCATCTGCTGCTCGTGGATCCCGAGGGAGTG GTGAGGACAAAAGATCATCGCTTTGAGAGCGTCAGCCACCTCATCAGCTACCACATGGACAATCACCTGCCCATCATCTCGGCCGGCAGCGAGatgtgcctgcagcagcccgtggagaggaggctgtga
- the SHC1 gene encoding SHC-transforming protein 1 isoform X1 translates to MDLLQKSKYSHLRNESVSSPEEAVAGLGVLPSPVESLASMQSLPGSLSSSLSHAAPLGELSPELEESPTTLCSFFPKMANLKLSNPANLLSSRGSAASSSPGEPAPPGVPALVPGGGASPGSARPVTVCSQDMNKLSCGKKTRVEGGQLGGDEWTRHGSFVNKPTRGWLHPDDKVMGSGVSYHVRYMGCVEVLQSMRALDFNTRTQVTREAIGLVCEAVPGAKGAVRRRKPCSRSLNSILGKSNLKFAGMPITLTISTSSLNLMASDCKQIIANHHMQSISFASGGDPDTAEYVAYVAKDPVNQRACHILECPEGLAQDVISTIGQAFELRFKQYLKNPPKLVTPHDRMAGFDGSAWDEEEEEPAPDHQYYNDFPGKEPPIGGVVDMRLQDGAAQTPNHLGATLPVGQSSGGEYDPQKQHAPAQAGREKYPAAAGTSGRTDLFDDPSYVNVQNVDKTRQAPASGTPATANGSTQRDLFDMKPFEDALRVPPSVPLALPPAQVVASMEEQLRREPWYHGKMSRKEAEKLLKVNGDFLVRESTTTPGQYVLTGLQGGQPKHLLLVDPEGVVRTKDHRFESVSHLISYHMDNHLPIISAGSEMCLQQPVERRL, encoded by the exons ATGGATCTCCTGCAAAAGAGCAAATACAGCCACCTGCGGAACGAGTCTGTCTCCTCTCCGGAGGAGGCCGTGGCGGGCCTGGGAGTCCTGCCCTCCCCTGTGGAGTCCCTTGCAAGCATGCAGTCTCTGCCTGGTTCCCTGTCCTCCTCCCTCAGCCACGCTGCGCCTCTCGGGGAGCTCTCACCTGAGCTGGAGGAGAGCCCTACCACCCTCTGCTCCTTCTTCCCCAAAATGGCCAACCTGAAGCTCTCCAATCCCGCCAACTTGCTCAGCTCGCggggctctgcagccagcagcagcccggggGAGCCTGCTCCCCCTGGGGTGCCAGCACTAGTGCCAGGGGGTGGTGCCAGCCCCGGCTCAGCGAGGCCTGTCACTGTCTGTTCCCAGGATATGAACAAGCTGAGCTGTGGGAAGAAGACGCGGGTGGAAGGTGGCCAGCTGGGGGGTGATGAGTGGACCCGCCACGGCAGCTTTGTCAACAAGCCCACCCGTGGCTGGCTGCACCCAGATGACAAGGTCATGGGCTCTGGGGTCTCCTACCACGTCCGG TACATGGGCTGTGTGGAAGTGCTGCAGTCCATGAGGGCTCTGGATTTCAACACCAGGACACAGGTGACCAG GGAGGCCATTGGGCTGGTGTGTGAGGCTGTGCCTGGTGCCAAGGGAGCCGTGAGGAGAAGGAAG CCCTGCAGCCGCTCCCTGAACTCCATCCTGGGCAAGAGCAACCTGAAGTTTGCAGGCATGCCCATCACCCTGACCATCTCCACCAGCAGCCTCAACCTCATGGCCTCAGACTGCAAGCAG ATCATCGCCAACCACCACATGCAGTCCATTTCCTTCGCATCGGGGGGAGACCCG GACACAGCTGAATACGTTGCCTACGTTGCCAAAGACCCCGTCAATCAGAGAG CCTGCCACATCCTGGAGTGTCCTGAAGGCTTGGCACAGGATGTGATCAGCACCATCGGGCAGGCCTTCGAGCTGCGCTTCAAGCAGTACCTGAAGAACCCCCCAAAGCTGGTGACCCCCCACGACAG GATGGCAGGGTTTGATGGCTCTGCCTGGGACGAAGAAGAGGAGGAACCAGCCCCGGATCACCAGTACTACAACGACTTCCCTGGCAAGGAGCCTCCCATTGGGGGGGTCGTGGACATGCGGCTGCAGGATGGGGCTGCTCAGACCCCAAATCACTTGGGTGCCACGCTG cctgttGGCCAGTCCTCCGGTGGGGAGTATGACCCCCAGAAGCAGCATGCTCCTGCCCAAG caggcagagagaaGTACCCAGCTGCAGCGGGCACGTCTGGCCGCACGGACCTCTTTGATGACCCATCCTATGTCAACGTGCAAAATGTGGACAAGACACGCCAAGCTCCAGCCTCTGGCACCCCTGCCACGGCCAATGGCAGCACCCAGAGGGACCTCTTCGACATGA AGCCCTTTGAAGATGCCCTGCGTGTGCCCCCCTCGGTGCCCCTGGCGCTGCCCCCCGCCCAGGTGGTGGCCTCcatggaggagcagctgagaagGGAGCCCTGGTACCACGGCAAGATGAGCCGCAAGGAGGCTGAGAAGCTGCTGAAGGTGAACGGGGACTTCCTGGTGCGGGAGAGCACCACCACCCCCGGCCAGTACGTGCTGACTGGCCTGCAGGGCGGGCAGCCCAAGCATCTGCTGCTCGTGGATCCCGAGGGAGTG GTGAGGACAAAAGATCATCGCTTTGAGAGCGTCAGCCACCTCATCAGCTACCACATGGACAATCACCTGCCCATCATCTCGGCCGGCAGCGAGatgtgcctgcagcagcccgtggagaggaggctgtga
- the SHC1 gene encoding SHC-transforming protein 1 isoform X5 — MNKLSCGKKTRVEGGQLGGDEWTRHGSFVNKPTRGWLHPDDKVMGSGVSYHVRYMGCVEVLQSMRALDFNTRTQVTREAIGLVCEAVPGAKGAVRRRKPCSRSLNSILGKSNLKFAGMPITLTISTSSLNLMASDCKQIIANHHMQSISFASGGDPDTAEYVAYVAKDPVNQRACHILECPEGLAQDVISTIGQAFELRFKQYLKNPPKLVTPHDRMAGFDGSAWDEEEEEPAPDHQYYNDFPGKEPPIGGVVDMRLQDGAAQTPNHLGATLPVGQSSGGEYDPQKQHAPAQAGREKYPAAAGTSGRTDLFDDPSYVNVQNVDKTRQAPASGTPATANGSTQRDLFDMKPFEDALRVPPSVPLALPPAQVVASMEEQLRREPWYHGKMSRKEAEKLLKVNGDFLVRESTTTPGQYVLTGLQGGQPKHLLLVDPEGVVRTKDHRFESVSHLISYHMDNHLPIISAGSEMCLQQPVERRL; from the exons ATGAACAAGCTGAGCTGTGGGAAGAAGACGCGGGTGGAAGGTGGCCAGCTGGGGGGTGATGAGTGGACCCGCCACGGCAGCTTTGTCAACAAGCCCACCCGTGGCTGGCTGCACCCAGATGACAAGGTCATGGGCTCTGGGGTCTCCTACCACGTCCGG TACATGGGCTGTGTGGAAGTGCTGCAGTCCATGAGGGCTCTGGATTTCAACACCAGGACACAGGTGACCAG GGAGGCCATTGGGCTGGTGTGTGAGGCTGTGCCTGGTGCCAAGGGAGCCGTGAGGAGAAGGAAG CCCTGCAGCCGCTCCCTGAACTCCATCCTGGGCAAGAGCAACCTGAAGTTTGCAGGCATGCCCATCACCCTGACCATCTCCACCAGCAGCCTCAACCTCATGGCCTCAGACTGCAAGCAG ATCATCGCCAACCACCACATGCAGTCCATTTCCTTCGCATCGGGGGGAGACCCG GACACAGCTGAATACGTTGCCTACGTTGCCAAAGACCCCGTCAATCAGAGAG CCTGCCACATCCTGGAGTGTCCTGAAGGCTTGGCACAGGATGTGATCAGCACCATCGGGCAGGCCTTCGAGCTGCGCTTCAAGCAGTACCTGAAGAACCCCCCAAAGCTGGTGACCCCCCACGACAG GATGGCAGGGTTTGATGGCTCTGCCTGGGACGAAGAAGAGGAGGAACCAGCCCCGGATCACCAGTACTACAACGACTTCCCTGGCAAGGAGCCTCCCATTGGGGGGGTCGTGGACATGCGGCTGCAGGATGGGGCTGCTCAGACCCCAAATCACTTGGGTGCCACGCTG cctgttGGCCAGTCCTCCGGTGGGGAGTATGACCCCCAGAAGCAGCATGCTCCTGCCCAAG caggcagagagaaGTACCCAGCTGCAGCGGGCACGTCTGGCCGCACGGACCTCTTTGATGACCCATCCTATGTCAACGTGCAAAATGTGGACAAGACACGCCAAGCTCCAGCCTCTGGCACCCCTGCCACGGCCAATGGCAGCACCCAGAGGGACCTCTTCGACATGA AGCCCTTTGAAGATGCCCTGCGTGTGCCCCCCTCGGTGCCCCTGGCGCTGCCCCCCGCCCAGGTGGTGGCCTCcatggaggagcagctgagaagGGAGCCCTGGTACCACGGCAAGATGAGCCGCAAGGAGGCTGAGAAGCTGCTGAAGGTGAACGGGGACTTCCTGGTGCGGGAGAGCACCACCACCCCCGGCCAGTACGTGCTGACTGGCCTGCAGGGCGGGCAGCCCAAGCATCTGCTGCTCGTGGATCCCGAGGGAGTG GTGAGGACAAAAGATCATCGCTTTGAGAGCGTCAGCCACCTCATCAGCTACCACATGGACAATCACCTGCCCATCATCTCGGCCGGCAGCGAGatgtgcctgcagcagcccgtggagaggaggctgtga
- the PYGO2 gene encoding LOW QUALITY PROTEIN: pygopus homolog 2 (The sequence of the model RefSeq protein was modified relative to this genomic sequence to represent the inferred CDS: inserted 2 bases in 1 codon) codes for MAAPHAEKLEGAVPAPPAPPGPPHPAGSAAAGGPGRKQGKAGLQMKSPEKKRRKSNTQGPAYSHLSEFAPPPTPMVDHLVASNPFEDDFGAPKVGAAPAPFLGSPVPFGGFRMQGGMSPQVPPXGYGGGPQPLRRQPPPFAPGQMGPAFSMPPQNPNYVQPGGLAFAGQPFSQPLGQNFSPPMGQLMQGPVAGFGPMMSPTMGQPPRGDMAPGPALNPPGGPAVSQRFSQPGNLFGQSPMQRPGQSMPPLPPTASPFPGADPGFPAGGEEGGKTPAPSSFSQEQHSGSPAAVNGAQPGFAPGGAGTPESNSLPLPAPGKAGGAAGHQPPPGLVYPCGACRNEVNDDQDAILCEASCQKWFHRECTGMTENAYGLLTTEASAVWACDFCLKTKEIQSVYIREGMGQLVTANDG; via the exons ATGGCGGCCCCGCACGCAGAGAAGCTGGAGGGAGCggtcccggccccgccggccccgccggggccCCCGCACcccgcgggcagcgccgccgccggcGGGCCCGGCCGCAAGCAGGGCAAGGCAG GGCTGCAGATGAAGAGCCCCGAGAAGAAGCGGCGCAAATCCAACACGCAG GGCCCTGCCTACTCGCACCTCTCGGAGTTCGCCCCGCCGCCCACCCCCATGGTGGACCACCTGGTGGCCTCCAACCCCTTCGAGGATGATTTCGGGGCCCCCAAGGTGGGAGCGGCGCCCGCCCCGTTCCTGGGCAGCCCCGTGCCGTTCGGAGGTTTCCGCATGCAGGGCGGGATGTCGCCGCAGGTGCCCCC CGGTTACGGCGGGGGTCCGCAGCCCCTGAGGAGGCAGCCGCCCCCGTTCGCCCCCGGGCAGATGGGCCCGGCTTTTAGCATGCCCCCGCAGAATCCAAACTACGTGCAGCCGGGGGGCTTGGCCTTCGCCGGGCAGCCCTTCAGCCAGCCCCTCGGACAGAACTTCAGCCCGCCCATGGGGCAGCTCATGCAGGGGCCCGTGGCGGGCTTCGGGCCCATGATGTCGCCCACCATGGGGCAGCCCCCGCGGGGGGACATGGCACCGGGGCCAGCCCTCAACCCCCCCGGCGGCCCGGCGGTGTCTCAGCGCTTCAGCCAGCCCGGCAACCTCTTTGGACAGTCGCCCATGCAGCGCCCCGGGCAGAGCATGCCCCCGCTGCCCCCCACGGCCAGCCCCTTCCCCGGGGCGGACCCCGGCTTCCCCGCGGGCGGCGAGGAGGGCGGCAAGACCCCCGCGCCCAGCAGCTTCTCGCAGGAGCAGCACTCGGGCTCCCCCGCCGCCGTGAACGGGGCGCAGCCCGGCTTCGCCCCCGGCGGCGCCGGCACCCCCGAGAGCAACAGCCTGCCCCTGCCGGCCCCGGGCAAGGCCGGCGGCGCCGCGGGCCACCAGCCGCCGCCGGGGCTCGTGTACCCCTGCGGGGCCTGCCGCAACGAGGTCAACGACGACCAGGACGCCATCCTGTGCGAGGCCTCGTGCCAGAAGTGGTTCCACCGCGAGTGCACGGGCATGACCGAGAACGCCTACGGGCTGCTCACCACCGAGGCCTCCGCCGTCTGGGCCTGCGATTTCTGCCTCAAGACCAAGGAGATCCAGTCGGTCTACATCCGGGAGGGCATGGGACAGCTGGTGACCGCCAACGACGGCTGA
- the SHC1 gene encoding SHC-transforming protein 1 isoform X3: MEYVDMNKLSCGKKTRVEGGQLGGDEWTRHGSFVNKPTRGWLHPDDKVMGSGVSYHVRYMGCVEVLQSMRALDFNTRTQVTREAIGLVCEAVPGAKGAVRRRKPCSRSLNSILGKSNLKFAGMPITLTISTSSLNLMASDCKQIIANHHMQSISFASGGDPDTAEYVAYVAKDPVNQRACHILECPEGLAQDVISTIGQAFELRFKQYLKNPPKLVTPHDRMAGFDGSAWDEEEEEPAPDHQYYNDFPGKEPPIGGVVDMRLQDGAAQTPNHLGATLPVGQSSGGEYDPQKQHAPAQAGREKYPAAAGTSGRTDLFDDPSYVNVQNVDKTRQAPASGTPATANGSTQRDLFDMKPFEDALRVPPSVPLALPPAQVVASMEEQLRREPWYHGKMSRKEAEKLLKVNGDFLVRESTTTPGQYVLTGLQGGQPKHLLLVDPEGVVRTKDHRFESVSHLISYHMDNHLPIISAGSEMCLQQPVERRL; encoded by the exons ATGGAGTATGTG GATATGAACAAGCTGAGCTGTGGGAAGAAGACGCGGGTGGAAGGTGGCCAGCTGGGGGGTGATGAGTGGACCCGCCACGGCAGCTTTGTCAACAAGCCCACCCGTGGCTGGCTGCACCCAGATGACAAGGTCATGGGCTCTGGGGTCTCCTACCACGTCCGG TACATGGGCTGTGTGGAAGTGCTGCAGTCCATGAGGGCTCTGGATTTCAACACCAGGACACAGGTGACCAG GGAGGCCATTGGGCTGGTGTGTGAGGCTGTGCCTGGTGCCAAGGGAGCCGTGAGGAGAAGGAAG CCCTGCAGCCGCTCCCTGAACTCCATCCTGGGCAAGAGCAACCTGAAGTTTGCAGGCATGCCCATCACCCTGACCATCTCCACCAGCAGCCTCAACCTCATGGCCTCAGACTGCAAGCAG ATCATCGCCAACCACCACATGCAGTCCATTTCCTTCGCATCGGGGGGAGACCCG GACACAGCTGAATACGTTGCCTACGTTGCCAAAGACCCCGTCAATCAGAGAG CCTGCCACATCCTGGAGTGTCCTGAAGGCTTGGCACAGGATGTGATCAGCACCATCGGGCAGGCCTTCGAGCTGCGCTTCAAGCAGTACCTGAAGAACCCCCCAAAGCTGGTGACCCCCCACGACAG GATGGCAGGGTTTGATGGCTCTGCCTGGGACGAAGAAGAGGAGGAACCAGCCCCGGATCACCAGTACTACAACGACTTCCCTGGCAAGGAGCCTCCCATTGGGGGGGTCGTGGACATGCGGCTGCAGGATGGGGCTGCTCAGACCCCAAATCACTTGGGTGCCACGCTG cctgttGGCCAGTCCTCCGGTGGGGAGTATGACCCCCAGAAGCAGCATGCTCCTGCCCAAG caggcagagagaaGTACCCAGCTGCAGCGGGCACGTCTGGCCGCACGGACCTCTTTGATGACCCATCCTATGTCAACGTGCAAAATGTGGACAAGACACGCCAAGCTCCAGCCTCTGGCACCCCTGCCACGGCCAATGGCAGCACCCAGAGGGACCTCTTCGACATGA AGCCCTTTGAAGATGCCCTGCGTGTGCCCCCCTCGGTGCCCCTGGCGCTGCCCCCCGCCCAGGTGGTGGCCTCcatggaggagcagctgagaagGGAGCCCTGGTACCACGGCAAGATGAGCCGCAAGGAGGCTGAGAAGCTGCTGAAGGTGAACGGGGACTTCCTGGTGCGGGAGAGCACCACCACCCCCGGCCAGTACGTGCTGACTGGCCTGCAGGGCGGGCAGCCCAAGCATCTGCTGCTCGTGGATCCCGAGGGAGTG GTGAGGACAAAAGATCATCGCTTTGAGAGCGTCAGCCACCTCATCAGCTACCACATGGACAATCACCTGCCCATCATCTCGGCCGGCAGCGAGatgtgcctgcagcagcccgtggagaggaggctgtga
- the SHC1 gene encoding SHC-transforming protein 1 isoform X4: MEYVDMNKLSCGKKTRVEGGQLGGDEWTRHGSFVNKPTRGWLHPDDKVMGSGVSYHVRYMGCVEVLQSMRALDFNTRTQVTREAIGLVCEAVPGAKGAVRRRKPCSRSLNSILGKSNLKFAGMPITLTISTSSLNLMASDCKQIIANHHMQSISFASGGDPDTAEYVAYVAKDPVNQRACHILECPEGLAQDVISTIGQAFELRFKQYLKNPPKLVTPHDRMAGFDGSAWDEEEEEPAPDHQYYNDFPGKEPPIGGVVDMRLQDGAAQTPNHLGATLPVGQSSGGEYDPQKQHAPAQGREKYPAAAGTSGRTDLFDDPSYVNVQNVDKTRQAPASGTPATANGSTQRDLFDMKPFEDALRVPPSVPLALPPAQVVASMEEQLRREPWYHGKMSRKEAEKLLKVNGDFLVRESTTTPGQYVLTGLQGGQPKHLLLVDPEGVVRTKDHRFESVSHLISYHMDNHLPIISAGSEMCLQQPVERRL; encoded by the exons ATGGAGTATGTG GATATGAACAAGCTGAGCTGTGGGAAGAAGACGCGGGTGGAAGGTGGCCAGCTGGGGGGTGATGAGTGGACCCGCCACGGCAGCTTTGTCAACAAGCCCACCCGTGGCTGGCTGCACCCAGATGACAAGGTCATGGGCTCTGGGGTCTCCTACCACGTCCGG TACATGGGCTGTGTGGAAGTGCTGCAGTCCATGAGGGCTCTGGATTTCAACACCAGGACACAGGTGACCAG GGAGGCCATTGGGCTGGTGTGTGAGGCTGTGCCTGGTGCCAAGGGAGCCGTGAGGAGAAGGAAG CCCTGCAGCCGCTCCCTGAACTCCATCCTGGGCAAGAGCAACCTGAAGTTTGCAGGCATGCCCATCACCCTGACCATCTCCACCAGCAGCCTCAACCTCATGGCCTCAGACTGCAAGCAG ATCATCGCCAACCACCACATGCAGTCCATTTCCTTCGCATCGGGGGGAGACCCG GACACAGCTGAATACGTTGCCTACGTTGCCAAAGACCCCGTCAATCAGAGAG CCTGCCACATCCTGGAGTGTCCTGAAGGCTTGGCACAGGATGTGATCAGCACCATCGGGCAGGCCTTCGAGCTGCGCTTCAAGCAGTACCTGAAGAACCCCCCAAAGCTGGTGACCCCCCACGACAG GATGGCAGGGTTTGATGGCTCTGCCTGGGACGAAGAAGAGGAGGAACCAGCCCCGGATCACCAGTACTACAACGACTTCCCTGGCAAGGAGCCTCCCATTGGGGGGGTCGTGGACATGCGGCTGCAGGATGGGGCTGCTCAGACCCCAAATCACTTGGGTGCCACGCTG cctgttGGCCAGTCCTCCGGTGGGGAGTATGACCCCCAGAAGCAGCATGCTCCTGCCCAAG gcagagagaaGTACCCAGCTGCAGCGGGCACGTCTGGCCGCACGGACCTCTTTGATGACCCATCCTATGTCAACGTGCAAAATGTGGACAAGACACGCCAAGCTCCAGCCTCTGGCACCCCTGCCACGGCCAATGGCAGCACCCAGAGGGACCTCTTCGACATGA AGCCCTTTGAAGATGCCCTGCGTGTGCCCCCCTCGGTGCCCCTGGCGCTGCCCCCCGCCCAGGTGGTGGCCTCcatggaggagcagctgagaagGGAGCCCTGGTACCACGGCAAGATGAGCCGCAAGGAGGCTGAGAAGCTGCTGAAGGTGAACGGGGACTTCCTGGTGCGGGAGAGCACCACCACCCCCGGCCAGTACGTGCTGACTGGCCTGCAGGGCGGGCAGCCCAAGCATCTGCTGCTCGTGGATCCCGAGGGAGTG GTGAGGACAAAAGATCATCGCTTTGAGAGCGTCAGCCACCTCATCAGCTACCACATGGACAATCACCTGCCCATCATCTCGGCCGGCAGCGAGatgtgcctgcagcagcccgtggagaggaggctgtga